GAAGTCTTACCCTCCTGGGTGCGGATTTGCTGCTTTCCTTGACTGCTTTCGACTCGGGGCCTTCCCTTGAAATTGCCAGGACAAGGGCCTATGAGAACAAGGTTTTCCTGGTGCGAACGACTCCCCCCGGCGGCAACAGGAGGTCTTTCATCTGCGACCCTTACGGTAGGATCCTTGCCAGTGCCTTTGAGGGGAGAGAGCAGGCCTTCGGATGCCAGGTCGAGCTTTTGTCGGCTAGATGCAAGGAGGTTGTCCCGGGTACCGATGTGATCCGTGGCAGGAACCCTTCCGATTACGGCCTGCTTTGCCGGTGAGTCGACGCCTCTTGGTTCTCCAGGCGAACTTCTCCCAATTTACCGAGGTGACTCTCTGAAAGTGCGCCGCCATCTTGACAATATTCGTATAGTCTATATTCTGTAGAACATAGAGCCCGGTCTCGTCACCCCATTATTCTCAGGAGGTGCTTGTATGGAGAAAAAAGTCATACCGTTCGGCAGCGCCATGGGAATGAAGGTCGCTTTCAGCACGGCAGTGAGCGTGGATGTCAAGTCCGTCGAGAAGATCATCTGGGTCTCCGGTCAGGTTTCTTTCGACGAAAAAGGGAACATTGTCGGAAAAGACGACATGTACGCCCAGACGGAGCATGTCATCAAGAGCATTCAAAGCGCCCTGGCCGAATTCGGAGCCACTCTGGATGATGTGGTCGAGGTCAATGTATATGTCAGGGATATGAGCCGACTCAAGGAAATTCATGAGGCGAGACTCAAATATTTCAAGGAGCCTTTCCCCACCAGTACCCTGGTTGAAGTAAACAAATTTGTGCATCCTGATGCTCTGATAGAGATCAACGCCATGGCAGTGATCTGATCTCTGTCCAGGCGGTAAATGCAGGAAAACTGACATCGTAAG
This sequence is a window from Thermovirga sp.. Protein-coding genes within it:
- a CDS encoding RidA family protein — encoded protein: MEKKVIPFGSAMGMKVAFSTAVSVDVKSVEKIIWVSGQVSFDEKGNIVGKDDMYAQTEHVIKSIQSALAEFGATLDDVVEVNVYVRDMSRLKEIHEARLKYFKEPFPTSTLVEVNKFVHPDALIEINAMAVI